In Streptomyces sp. HUAS ZL42, the DNA window CTCACGGCACGTATCAGGAGCAGGGCCCCTCAACGACCGGAGGGACCTGCGGTGTTGGCGCCGCGCGTTCGGGTTCGGGAGCCATGGATGAGGCACGTACGACGACGGACTGTCCGGCGAGTGACACGGCTGGCGGCCGTCGGCGGACTCCTCCTCGGAGGGGTGATGGTCACGCAGGCCGTGGCCAGCGAGACGTCCGGCACGACCGCTGTCCCGTTCAGCTCCGCGCGGTCGGGTGCGAGCACCGGCGCGGACCTCGTGTCGCGGCTCGGCACCTCCCGTACGGCGGGCACCTGGATCGGCTCCGACGGGCGGCCGGTCGTGGCCGTCACGGACGAGGAGACGGCCACGGAGGTCCGGCGGGCGGGCGCCGAGGCGAAGGTCGTGCGGCACAGCATGAACGAACTCAAGTCGGCCACGTCCACGCTGCGTTCGGCTCCCAAGGTGGCCGGCACGGCGTGGGTCATGGACTACCAGACCAACGAGGTGGTCGTGCAGGCCGACAGCACCGTCTCGGCCGCCGACTGGGCCCGGTTGACGAAGGTCGCGGACGGCATCGGCAGCTTCGTGCGCATGGAGCGCACCTCGGGCAGCTTCACTACACGCCTCAACGGAGCGCTGCCCATCCTGTCGACGGGCGGGCGCTGTTCGGCGGGCTTCAACGTGACCAACGGTCAGAGCGACTTCATCCTCACCGCCGGGCACTGCGGTCCCAACGGCTCCATCTGGTTCTCGGACAACCGGGGCAACCAGCAGCTGGGCACGACCGTCGGCAACAGCTTTCCCGGCAGCGACTTCTCGCTGGTGCAGTACGCGAGCGGCCGGGCCGGGGACGGCGCCGACGTGGTGTCCGTCGGTGACGGCAAGGGCGTACGGATCACGGGCGTGGGCGATCCCGCCGTCGGGCAGCGGGTGTTCCGCAGCGGCAGCACGAGCGGCCTGCGCGACGGTCAGGTGACCGGGCTCGACGCGACGGTGAACTACCCCGAGGGCACGGTGACGGGTCTCATCGAGACCAATGTGTGCGCCGAACCCGGGGACAGCGGCGGGCCGATGTTCTCCGACGGCATCGCGCTCGGGGTGACCTCCGGAGGCAGCGGGGACTGCGCGGCGGGTGGTACGACGTTCTTCCAGCCGGTGACCAAAGCGCTGCAGGCACTCGGCGTCCAGCTGATCGTGACGACGCAGAAGGCCGGTGGCGGCCAGAGCGCCTCCCCCTCGTCCTCCGCCGCGCCCGCGCCGTCCGCCTCGGCCACGCAGAGTGCGATCGCGCCCGGCGCGGCATCGCCGGGTGCGCCGGCCCCCGTGACGGGCACGCCCGGCGAGCCGCTCCTGGCCCGGCTCACGGACCCCAGGAACGTCGGCCCCGGGCTGCTGGTCATCGCGGGCAGCCTGGTCGCGCTGGTCGCGACGCGCTACATACGCGCTGAGCAGGACCGCAAGGCGTACCAGCGGTACTACTCGGCCACATGGGGCTGACGCGCCACCCTGGGTAGTCGTCCGGACACCCACCTGGGACCGCTCAGACATACCAAGGCCGTGCGACTTGTGAAAAAATCGCACCATGAAGTCTCCAAAGGGAGATTGTTCGTGAACGGCCCCGCGAAGAAGCCCGGTTACGGGGACCTACGGCTCGATCGCACAGGTCAGGCCGAGGCCTTCGACGCCATCGGCACCCGCTACGACCAGGCCTTCCCGCACAAGGAAGGTCAGGTGGCGGCCGCCGAATGGCTCATCAAGTCCCTGCCTCCCGGTTCCCGTGTGCTGGACCTGGGGTGCGGTACCGGACTGCCGACCGCCCGCGGTCTCGCGGACGCGGGCCTCACGGTCATCGGGATCGACCTGTCGCGTGGCATGGTCGCGCTGGCCCGCGAGAACGTGCCCGCGGCGGAGTTCCATCAGCTGGACATCGCGGACCTGCGGCCCGGAGGCGCCGGCGACCTCGGCCGCTTCGACGCCGCCGCGGCCTTCTTCTCCCTGCTCATGCTGGAGCGCGCCGAGATCCCCCTGGCCCTGGAGACCGTCCACCATCTGCTCGTTCCCGACGGTCTGTTCGTGCTGTCGATGGTGGAGGCCGATGTGGACGACTTCTCGATCCCGTTCATCGGCAGCACCATCCGGGTCTCCGGCTATCTGCGCGACGACCTGCGCGAGGTGGTCGAGACGGCGGGCTTCGAGATCGTCGAGGAGTCCTCCTACACGTATGCGCCGGCCACCTCGGACGTAGAGCCCGAGGAACAGATCTTCCTGCGCTGCAGACGGAAGCACCGCACGTGACGAAGCACCTCGGTGCCCATCGAGGTCCCGTGGGACATGTGCGGCACGACAGGGGGCAGGGTGCCGGGCAGCAGACGGACCGGCTCCGGTATCTGGACGCCGCGACGCGGCGGATCGCCCGCGGCATGGACCTCGACGAGACGCTGTACGAGCTGTGCCGGGCGGCCGTCCCGGCGTTCGCCGACCGGGCATTCGTCCATCTGTGCGATCCACTGCCGGTCGAGGACGAGATCCCCGCCGCTCCGGCCCGTCTGCGGCTGCACAGCACGGACCGGACACCGCCGGCCGCGGACGGGCTACGGAAGCATCC includes these proteins:
- a CDS encoding S1 family peptidase yields the protein MRHVRRRTVRRVTRLAAVGGLLLGGVMVTQAVASETSGTTAVPFSSARSGASTGADLVSRLGTSRTAGTWIGSDGRPVVAVTDEETATEVRRAGAEAKVVRHSMNELKSATSTLRSAPKVAGTAWVMDYQTNEVVVQADSTVSAADWARLTKVADGIGSFVRMERTSGSFTTRLNGALPILSTGGRCSAGFNVTNGQSDFILTAGHCGPNGSIWFSDNRGNQQLGTTVGNSFPGSDFSLVQYASGRAGDGADVVSVGDGKGVRITGVGDPAVGQRVFRSGSTSGLRDGQVTGLDATVNYPEGTVTGLIETNVCAEPGDSGGPMFSDGIALGVTSGGSGDCAAGGTTFFQPVTKALQALGVQLIVTTQKAGGGQSASPSSSAAPAPSASATQSAIAPGAASPGAPAPVTGTPGEPLLARLTDPRNVGPGLLVIAGSLVALVATRYIRAEQDRKAYQRYYSATWG
- a CDS encoding class I SAM-dependent methyltransferase, giving the protein MNGPAKKPGYGDLRLDRTGQAEAFDAIGTRYDQAFPHKEGQVAAAEWLIKSLPPGSRVLDLGCGTGLPTARGLADAGLTVIGIDLSRGMVALARENVPAAEFHQLDIADLRPGGAGDLGRFDAAAAFFSLLMLERAEIPLALETVHHLLVPDGLFVLSMVEADVDDFSIPFIGSTIRVSGYLRDDLREVVETAGFEIVEESSYTYAPATSDVEPEEQIFLRCRRKHRT